CTTGGCTATGGTGGAGCGGCCATTGGAGCTACCAATATTCGTTGCCTCTTCACCTGAGCAGTATCTCACTCATCCTCTCCGCCCTCTTACTTTTAACAAAAAGATATGCGCTATTTGAGTTCACCTATTTTGTCGGTGTCGGCAGTGCGTTGCAGGCGATGATTACACCTGACATCAGCCTGTATACTTTCCCTCACTACCGCTATGTCCATTTCTTCATTTCCCATGGCGGAACGGTGATCGCCAACCTGTTCATGGTGTTTGTGGCAGGATACAGGCCGACCGGAAAATCCATCTGGAAAGCATTCCTATGGCTGAACGTCTATACACTCATCGTTTTCATCGTCAACTTCCTGATTGAAGGAAACTATATGTACATCTCTGAAAAACCAGTCAATCCGTCGCTCATTGACTATCTCGGACCATGGCCGTGGTATATTCTTTCACTAGAAGCCATTGCGCTTGTTACTTTCTTTATTTTGTATTTACCGTTCTGGTTGATGAATTTTGGTAAAAATAAAAAAGCATAAGTCTGCCATTTGGCAATCTTATGCTTTTTCTCTATAAAACGTGACGTAAATAAATTTATTTCCAAAGAATAATGCATAAATTTCCCAACCTTAATGGCTACTTTTTTAGCTAATATACGAGAATTTAATACATATAAAAATACTTTTAAAGTAAAAGATATTATCAAACTTTAGGAAACATAGGAAAATTATATTTCATTATTCTAGTCCATTCCCAATCTATCCCACCAAAATTACTCTTCATTTTACAGGACAAGAAGGTAAGCACCAAGAAGAATCGATAATACGCCAATCATCTTTTTCTTAGTTACCTTCTCATCTAACCATTTAGAAGAAATAATTAATGTCCAAATATACGTGATTGAAGTTAAAGGAAAAACAACTGTATAGGGAAGTAAATTTAGTACGTATATATTTATAATCGCTGCTGTAAGATACAACAACCCACCTAGACTAAACATAACTACAAATTTGGTACGAATTATCTTTTGCCCCGCAGTAGCTAGTTTAAAACAAAATCCCCCAATTGCACCAAGAATAGTCATGAGAACAATCATTAAAAATGGTGTAATCATTCCGTTTCTCCACCCATTAGAATTGAACCAAATATTATAAATAGTATTCCCATATAATTGATTAAGGATAGCGCTTCCTGAAGGAACCATTGTCCAAGTAAGATAGCCAGTACATAACTTATACTCATTAGCGGATGAAGGACAGACAGTTTTCCATAACGAAAGGCAACCATCATGGTAATGGCACCTAGTCCATATAATACAAGCCCTAAAAATAAGGACCAACTGAGTTGACCTTCTGAGACTTTCCAAAATAACTGACCAGTTGACGTACAAACTGCTGCCAGTATCATGAATAATATACCTTTTTGATTATTTTTGAAGGCAGAAAGATTAGCTAACATTCCTTACACTTCTCCTTCTCGGATAGAAAACTATACAAGATGATTATCACCATGACTAACGTGGTCCCATACAAATAACGATAACTCTGAGCTGGAACAGCAACAAATATACTCATGATATTTAGCATGAAAGGTAATAGAACCAATAGAGATTTTACTCCAAACCTGAGATACGCAATATATCCAAAAAATAAAGCGATAAACATATGAAGTGCAGGTCTCCAAATGACCATTTTTACTATTCCTTCTGTTTTTGAAACCTCAAGATAATCGGTCATCATGTTCCGAATATTTTCACTTACTGTTATTCGTTCAATTCCATATTTATTCTCATGAATATAAGTTACATAGGTTGATTGTTGTCCAAGACCTTCTGGCTCATTTATTTGCCATACAATAGATGTTTGCTTTAAAAAGGAGTCTATAGCTAGGGTTGGATTTTGCAGGCAAACATTCCACCAAACCTTTAAATATTCATTGAATCGATTGGGGAATATCGCTTCACGATTGTATTCATCGGAAAACTTTATAGGATCAGATGTATATGGGTGGTAATACTCCTTCCACATAGCTAAAGGAAAGATTTCATTTAAGTAATTCTTTTGACCCTCTGTCATTTTTCCATCATGAACAATGACGTTAGCTAGCTGTTGAGATGGAATACTCAACAGCTCATTAGGATCAGAATCCCTTACCTTCAACGCTTCAAAAATCGGCCCAGTGTATATAGTATGAACAATAATAATACTAAGTGTAATAGGTAATAATTGTTTCCACTGTCTCCAATAAGCCAGAAATAAAAACATAGAAAACACTAGAAACACCGGGAATCCGTTATGTCTGAAGAAAATCAAGCCTAATGACGAAAAAATAAAAACACTAATATTACCACTTTTACTGAACCATTTTCCTTTCGATATGACCATCTCAATAATATTCATAGTAAATAACAAAAGGAACAAGTTATAAAGAATATCCTTCCAAACTGTAACTGAATAGATACCGTTCATAGGTAGCAGGGCTAAAACTATAGCTACTATATATAAGATTTTCCAAGGAACCCCTCGTAACTCAAAACGGTATAGACAATAGCCAAAGACCATCCCCATTAACAGTATTTGAAATCCAGCCACTATAGCAGGTGAATCAATAATTTGTATTAACGTTTCAATAAAGAGAGTATACATGAGGGGATGCCAGTTATTATAAGGCGCCCCATGCGCTTGCCCCCATTGTGCAAAAGAGTCAGGTGTTAAAACCCCAGGAAAAAACGCAATTAAATAGAGCGGAGCAAATAAAATAGTTGGCAATCCATAGATTAGAATTCTGGATCTACTGATTGCCAGCTCCTTACTTTCGACTTTATACCTTAAAACAATGGTTAAAAAGGCCAATAATATGAAGTTTACATAAATAAAGCCAAATAGAAAGACAAGGAGATATAGAATAAAATGATTATCTTGTAGAAGTAATTGTTCTCCTTTTGTGCTAACTAATAGAAAAATGGAAAATAGGGATATTACAATATAATTTTCTATCGTATACGAAGATAGATTTTTGTTTACAAAATGAATAGCTATAGCACCGACTAAAAAAATGAACACGTAGAGTATCCATTCCTTAACGTCAAAAAAATAACCTAAACCTAAGCTAGCTAAAGTAGAAAGAAAAATAGTAACTAGAAACCTTGTTTGATTACTCATCACTATTCTTCACCAATTTACTATACATTTTATTTAATTCTAACTCATATTGCTTTTTGTTTACTGAAGCAACTGTATCTAGTATTAATCCACAACTAAAAGAAAGCATAGATAAAATAACTAAGCCAACTGCTAAAATAGCCGAAGGAACCTTTGTTATATAATGAGTTTTCAAGAACTCATAAATAACTGGCATTCCCACAAGCAACCCAAAAAGCAAAAAAATTAATGCCCA
This window of the Mesobacillus jeotgali genome carries:
- a CDS encoding YwaF family protein, which encodes MRELFVPGTEDVFQLFSSVHLYTLAAFLLMIILLFLFRKPLRNPNINRIARVGLFLVLIISEISLQAWLWWSGHWSYQYSLPLHLSSISLILSALLLLTKRYALFEFTYFVGVGSALQAMITPDISLYTFPHYRYVHFFISHGGTVIANLFMVFVAGYRPTGKSIWKAFLWLNVYTLIVFIVNFLIEGNYMYISEKPVNPSLIDYLGPWPWYILSLEAIALVTFFILYLPFWLMNFGKNKKA
- a CDS encoding EamA family transporter — encoded protein: MITPFLMIVLMTILGAIGGFCFKLATAGQKIIRTKFVVMFSLGGLLYLTAAIINIYVLNLLPYTVVFPLTSITYIWTLIISSKWLDEKVTKKKMIGVLSILLGAYLLVL
- a CDS encoding DMT family transporter is translated as MLANLSAFKNNQKGILFMILAAVCTSTGQLFWKVSEGQLSWSLFLGLVLYGLGAITMMVAFRYGKLSVLHPLMSISYVLAILLGQWFLQEALSLINYMGILFIIFGSILMGGETE
- a CDS encoding DUF6020 family protein codes for the protein MSNQTRFLVTIFLSTLASLGLGYFFDVKEWILYVFIFLVGAIAIHFVNKNLSSYTIENYIVISLFSIFLLVSTKGEQLLLQDNHFILYLLVFLFGFIYVNFILLAFLTIVLRYKVESKELAISRSRILIYGLPTILFAPLYLIAFFPGVLTPDSFAQWGQAHGAPYNNWHPLMYTLFIETLIQIIDSPAIVAGFQILLMGMVFGYCLYRFELRGVPWKILYIVAIVLALLPMNGIYSVTVWKDILYNLFLLLFTMNIIEMVISKGKWFSKSGNISVFIFSSLGLIFFRHNGFPVFLVFSMFLFLAYWRQWKQLLPITLSIIIVHTIYTGPIFEALKVRDSDPNELLSIPSQQLANVIVHDGKMTEGQKNYLNEIFPLAMWKEYYHPYTSDPIKFSDEYNREAIFPNRFNEYLKVWWNVCLQNPTLAIDSFLKQTSIVWQINEPEGLGQQSTYVTYIHENKYGIERITVSENIRNMMTDYLEVSKTEGIVKMVIWRPALHMFIALFFGYIAYLRFGVKSLLVLLPFMLNIMSIFVAVPAQSYRYLYGTTLVMVIIILYSFLSEKEKCKEC